GAGTCGTACCGCGCGACGTTGGCCGTGATGTGGATGGTGGGGAAGTCGGGTTCCGATCCCCTCCGCTCGATCTGCACGTCGTCCATCCGGCCCTCAAGCGCGTCGAGCAGCCGCGCCTTGTACACGAGGCCGTCGTCCCCCCGGTAGACGAACGAGTTCCGGATCGTCTGGCTGCGGGCCTCCTCCCGCTCCAGGACCTCGGCCGATTTCCGCGTCGTCACGGCGACGAGCTCCGTGAGACCCAGCGCGACGAAACTGAGCAGCGTGGCGCCGCAGAGGATCGGGAAGGCGAGCCGGTAGAAGGAAACGCCGCCCGCCTTGACGGCCGCGACCTCGAAGTTCCGGGACATGGAGGCCACCGTGAACACGGATCCGAGCAGGACGGCGATCGGGAATCCGAGCAGCGAATGGTACGGGAACTCGTACACGTAGTGGAGGATGATCTGGGACCAGGTCGATCCCTGGTCGAGGAACCTGTCGAGGTTGTCGGCGATGTCGATGACCACGAAGAGGAAGGGCACGCCGAGCGCACAGGCCGCGAAAATCCTCA
The Candidatus Palauibacter scopulicola genome window above contains:
- a CDS encoding LptF/LptG family permease; translated protein: MKLLDRYVLSQFLRIFAACALGVPFLFVVIDIADNLDRFLDQGSTWSQIILHYVYEFPYHSLLGFPIAVLLGSVFTVASMSRNFEVAAVKAGGVSFYRLAFPILCGATLLSFVALGLTELVAVTTRKSAEVLEREEARSQTIRNSFVYRGDDGLVYKARLLDALEGRMDDVQIERRGSEPDFPTIHITANVARYDSASARWVLQQGWMREFRGPEEETAFEFAELFVRQLDETPEELQARPKEPDEMRYAELGRLIESVERSGGTTNGLRTSRAQRIAFPFACLVIAVFGIPLAQSNKRGGAPTSIGIALGTTILFLTLIRIAEAMGAGGALSPAAAAWLPNTIFFGAGLLLFAKLRT